The Cygnus olor isolate bCygOlo1 chromosome 2, bCygOlo1.pri.v2, whole genome shotgun sequence genome contains the following window.
GTTTTgtgagacagtgtcaaaagccttgctgaagtcaaagtagacaacatccactgctttcccctcatctacccagtCAGTTATCCAATAGTAAGATATGAAAAGCAGTATCAAAATACTTAACCAGAATAggataatataaaatatatagcttACATGGAAAACATATCCACATGGCATTGGTGTAACACTTTTAAGTGGCTTGTGTTGGGACTGAGGTCCTTTATGGTATTGCCTTTCCTGAAAAATGTGTCCCTCCCACATATActattttactgaaatcagtatttaccactgagtgctgcttctctttcagaCTGCATTTTATATTACTCAGTTCCCAATATATATACAGTCAGAACACTTAAGCCTAACAATCACATCCAAACCAATATTGGTTCAAAATAGCTCAAAGTAGATCTAAAGTCATTTCACACTTCTGTCATGAGAATAGCATAAACccattgtaatttatttttccaatctTAGAGTTGTCTATATCAATATTTCTCTCACCTTTTCCCTTTatatcttttctgctttccatacccttccttttctcttgctcccatttttcatacttttgctttttcacatttttttgtgtgcatttttacaGTTTCTCCTCTTGTGTTTCACTAGTCTCTTTcccaatttatttcttttctcctttgaatgCTTCCTCCTTACTTCTGTTGGGGATGTGTTATGGTGGAGTCAGGTAAGCTGCAGTTTGGTTGCTGGTTCTGCTGCTGCATCAAACTTCAGCAGTTACCTTCACTCCCCAGCTCTCTGCTTCCTTATCTGGAAGGACAGGATAAGTAATCTGATCTCCTGAGCTTTGAGACATACCGGTAGAAAGCTCGTTTAAGCAcagttttcctgtctttctctaTTTCATCTCTTCTCTACCTTAATTACTTTCTTAATGAGTTCCATTATTTTCAGCTCCTCAGCTAACTCTTAGCTCTCAttcttcccccttttctccttacaacagtaacatttttaatgtggaaCTTCAACATATCATAGTTATTACTGATATTCACATAGTATGTGGGTTATAGGCCCTTTACATGCACTTTGTCTCTATTTTAAAGGGAAGCTGGAACAGTTCATGgttccactgatttcagctcTGATCACCAAAGAACTCGAATGATGGTGCAACATCTGCTTTTAGTTATAAAAATGATCAGAAGAATCTTAGAAAGATGAGAGATGTGGGTTGAGCAAAGAATGTCCAGTTATGAATGCCAGTTATGCTGTCCTATGAAACcctgtaaatggaaaatgtgtgCATGTGAAGCCAGTCCTCCAACATCCAGTCATGAGGTGAATTTAAGTCGTGTGTTCCTAGTACTTTTGGGAAAAGACTCAGATAATGAACACTTGGGGAGTATAATGCTAACATCAATCAGAAATCAAATGTTAGACATATCTCCACTATGCTCTGAGGAAAAGATATGCACTGTCAGCATCAATGCATTTCTACATACATGACTGTTTGCTATGAACCTATTTTTTTATCTCTGTCTACACAGCCTTTGGCATTAGAGGATCTTAATCACTTTCAGTGAAAGAGGAGGAAACCGTCAAAGCTTGTTAGTGTTATATGCCTCGGACTACAGTGCCAGAAGTGCTATTCAGTAAGTTGTGAAGTAGAACTGGCTTGGTCTCTATGGCTGtagtaaaataaatgcagatacCACTATTCTGATATTACTCtctggaacaaaatatttatactcCATAACTGTGGAAATGATGTAGAGCGTTAAGGTAACATGAAAAAACATGTCATAGTATTTATGGATTGTAAAGCCGTAAACTGTAGGCCATATTAAACTAGGCTAGAACTTGTTGGTTCATAAAAGCTAAGCAGCACTGGATTTAGCTAACCTTAGATGGAAGATCAGCCAGGGTAGATAAAAGAATTGTTTGAATACATCATCACTTTTACATCAGCTCTTACTCACGTTCCAGTTACATGCTGATTTTACAGGTGTATCACTGCTGATCACTCTAAAATCGCATGGCACTTTGTGAAAGAACACATTACCTCTGATCTCCTGACAAATCATCAATTCAGATAATCACAGCAACAATTCAGATAATCACAGCAACACCTTTTATACATCTTGTAGTTCTAACTGGAAACACTGATTTTCACTCACTGTCCCAGACCCCAATTCTGTATTTTGACTTATTGCAGGCTGTTAGggagctgctgttttctctgatcTACAGTTCAGCTGAGGGCTTCCGGAAAGATGCAATCCCAAGAAAGTGCTGGAAACAGACCAGTGAAGATATtgctgctgatttattttgatttttactcttcagaggagaaaaaaagtgatcacTGGATGTAAGATTAATAGAAAAAGTACCctcccccaaacaaacaaaaacaacgaaacaacaaagtgaaacaaacacacacacacaaaaaaaaaaaaaaaaaaaaaacacaaaaagcaagttGCACTGAATACTGAATTCACAGAATATCTTCTAAACTGCTGGCATTGAAAAGTATCACCAGTATGCAAAGTTTTCCCTTGTTCTATAATAAGACTACAGTATTGTCAGTGAAACAAATAGTTAACTTGAATTTATGCAGGAATATGTCTTGAAAGTCCatcaggccttttttttttttttttttttttttttttagaaaaacaaagtacCATtcaatgaaatggaaaaataaacagaaatggaagaaatatgaaattacagaaaatgttatttttcacatgaaTCACAATGTTCCCATGGTATGCACTGTCAAGCATATTACTTACTGAGTGAGGAATTTAGCAAGATGCAGAAAgtgaatgacaaaaataaacaaagtagtaataataatgaatttctTAAGAGGTCTCTAAGGAAGCATACCAGTTTTAACCCTTCCAAAGGGGATCATATTACCTCTAATTATTTGAGAGTAAGAGAAAAATTTCTCTGGGGAAAACTTATTTTGTAACTGTGCACATTAAAGTTTCTTTCAGATACAATTTTTGCTGAACACACAGACAGAGAGTAATCTAAAAGAGGTAGGCACGCGGGATTCGTGTGGCAGTTCCTCTTATCTTGTACTCTGATAACAATGCTTAGccaattgccttttttttacatatatatatgaactgACCCAGTTAAAGATTAGTGTATCTAATAGCTGTGAGATGCTATAAttagaacatttttaattatttaacacTCTCCTCTGGAGCGTGGAAATTTGATATAACAGTTCTGAATACTGGAACGACACCTTGATGGGAGGAACTTTCTGACAGTACTTAGGCTGATGTTTCTCATGTATGATCTCAGTCAATGTTACAGTTTTATATAGGTAGGAAGGCTACTACTTGTCTTGGAATCTTTGTCTTGTTATGAAAAACTGGCACTATCCCTTATCTGACAAAGCAATTTCAGTTCATCTATCTAAATATATACATCTGAGCACAATAGAAAAATTATTCGATACCTAAAAAGTGAAGTGAATTTTAGGCTTATCAACCGTGCTGGACTGTGAATACTTAAACTTCAACCCCTTGTTTGTTCACAGGACAGCTGGAGTCATTGTCACATTCACAGAGACTTCAATAAGTTCTGGAACTGGGCAGAAGGTTATGAAAATAACCCCCAAAATACTAAATACTACCAAGTTGTGGTATGTCACATGTGCACACGCGTTCACATGATTGGGACTGAGGCAACCTGCTTATTTTACATGGGCCATAATACACGATCTTGCCttagcagaaaacattttgatacatttttcaaacaaaactaaactaaaatgcCTCTCTAAAGATGCTAAGAACAATATTGAATGGACGTGCCACGTCACAGGTAAAGCTCATGATTATACCTGCTGTCACTTCTAGtgtcagtttaaaaacaaatgaatatgtaaaagcatAAACCAGGCTAATTTTAGGGATGTGAAATCTACCCCAAGTGTGCAATTACATCATCAATTTACTTGATCACCTTTCACCTCCTTTGTAAAAGctgaaatgctaaaatatttaattctttcagCTGCATTGACAGCACGTTACATGTTTGACACCCTTCTGTTTGTAAACAAACACCTTCTTTTTTGCACATACCTTGTAACTCTCCTGGGATTCCCAGGTCCATGTGTAGTTTTCTCTGTAATCTCCTTTACATCTTATGTGACTATCTCAGGCACTGCAGCATGACTGGTgacacagctgaaaacagaaagcatgttGTAAAACAGCTTGAAACACTGCCCACATGGGGTTTACATAGGAGACATACTCTTCTTGCTATAGACCTGGCATTCACCAGTGACCAAGTTTCAAGCTAGTGCCTGTACAAAGGCCCAGGATTTAACCTGGCCATTGTACATTGATACCTGTGTACAAGGAAAGTAGCCACAGGAGGTGGTCACAAAAGGAAAGCATTATAGAAAACCAtagtcattttttcccctcacagccCTGAGCTAGACTGAAAGCTCCCTTTTGGAGCACTTCCCTACTTTGCTGATTGAATTTTGCTATCGTACCTCTGCCTGCATTTTAGTTAAATACTTCCCTGAGACTGCTGCATGTTCTGAAAAGATGGGGACAGACATTCTGTCTTCTCCTTAGGACCAAGATGTTGAAGAGCATTACTGACAGGGTATCTCACCCCTTCTAAAACATTAGCAGAGGTGATACTGCTGTGCTTATCAAGCTTCTTTCATTCAAACACTAATCCCTGAGAACCCATTTTGTGAGGGAGAAAGCTTCCTGCCTCGCAAAGCACCTGTGAGTGCTCTGGTGCAGGTGCTACAAGTAGGAGCCCTGGTTTCTTGTGGTGTAGATGGAGGTCCAGGGTGGCTTACAgttgctgctctcctgcaggcaTTAAGGCATGAGTGAGTGGGAATATGTGTGGGAATGTTCCCCTGGTGGGGGTGCTTGCAAGAGCTAGTTGGTTCCActattttcccttcctctggtTGGCTTTGAGATGACCTTTCTAAGGGAttgtggtttttgctttttcagcaggAGGGAGGTGCTGCTAGGCCTCACCCACGCTCCTCTCTTGATGTGTGCAATGGGTGTAAGGGTTCCTGTCCTAGGCTGCTTCAAAGGGGACAGTTGTCTGTAGCTCTTGTGCCCCCTAGGTCAAAAAAGAACCTTGCAATGGTTCTTCTGGTGCTAAGGGGCAGAGCGTGGTGTGGGGCATGTTGCAGGGATTTGATTTCCTCTGGCTGATCACTCTCAAATCTCCCTGCCTGTGCATCAGGAACTTtactttgctttatttattagGAATGCGCATATGAGATCATGCATAGGTAAAGAAAGGCTAGCTGTTGAACAACTTGAAGATCTGGCAGTATCTCTGTATCTAATATTATTTGCCTATACACTTTCcccccattattttttttctgccagaagtcttacaaaaattagaaatttatATGCAAAATTCATCTGAAACATCTTCTCCTGCCCTCTCTTCTGAAGCATAACACCATTAATCTTAgcaagttttaaattttttcctcCAATGTTTCCAGTTGCCAATGCAAGTAGATGGGATTATATTTAGAACATtatttatgattctatgatatttttcAGGTGCTATGACAGTTACCTCTACAAATGCTTTAATGGAACAGTTATATCTAAAATATCAACAAAAACCATGGACTGAAACTCTGAAACTTGTCCATTTTTGCATGGTAAGAATCTCAGGTTAGGTGAGAGAATGATATCTAAGAGCAAGTTGCCAAGTTGGTTCAAAGACTGCTTagctcagaaaaataacaataaaaatagataaataaatcagtGCCTATTAAAGGCTggcttctgatttttcttacaACAGTGATGAAAAAGTTTCTTGCATTGTTTTAATACTTCAGTAATTGtttcttgcattattttaaCTCTCCTGGGGTTAGTACTGATTGCCTGATACTTCAGGTTGTTTCTATACATTATCACTAGCATATGCATAGTGAGTAAAGTCTATTTCTTACCATAGGACTGTTTTTTCACACACTGTCCTGATGTGCCTACGATGCCATTTGGAATCTCTTTGAGTGTGATATACCTAAGTTAGTCCATGCTTCCTGTCCTTCTTTAGCCACTGATTGTATATAAAGCCAAATTATATATAAAGAGTCATCTTTGTAAAAGGCAGTTTAGCACGAGTGCTATGAGCTTAATATAAAAAGTCACACTTGTTTCCatgcttctctttttaatgCTTAACTAAAGCGTTCCTCTGAAAATGATGCCCTGACTTTGACAGTGTTGAAAGCTTTTCAGCAGTGACTGTTCTTTGTTAACTGAACTGTGAAGTATGAGGAGTTTTCAGACAAGAACTAGAGGAGAAACTTGGAGATTTTACTTAACACTGAAGTTTATATCATCTTCAACTAGAACTTACACCCTGACTCTAACCAAGGGTGCCTATGGTGCTTACTGATctcttgttttcattcagaCTTCTCCTAAAATGTAAACCTACATATTTTCTCAGTTGATCTCCAGTAACATGGTAAAACAGTTCACATCAGGAGACATAGCCTGCATTCAGCCTAAAAGCAAATGGaacagaaagctgctttctgcacCAAAGGCCTCCAGTATGTAATTACTGCACAATAGGGTCTTCACAAATCCATTCAGTGCTGCCCCTTTAGAGAGATCTACAAGCATAGCTCACCTCTGTgtctgacaaaaagaaaaacgtACTGTTTTATTGGACTGGGCATCAGCGTTCTGTATCCTATAGGCAGTGATACTCCTCTTTGGCTGGTAATTTAAGGggtctttctctgtcttttgttttcataaatgtgCTAGGATAAGCCACTTCGATGTCCTGTTAGTAATGATCCAGATAGTCCACTGCTCTTGTGCATGGAGAAGATACAGAGGATGTTAAATGGTAACAAGCTATCAGATATCTCTGAGAGTGTTTGTTTAATATTCTATGAAAACTGCCCATCCCTTTCTACTGGTGATGTTCTGCATGATGGGGCCAAATGTACAAACACAGAAGTGGATATGATACGAGACTTGTGACTCATCTTTGGGTTAAGCCTTTGGGCTACAGCTGCTCTCCAAGTCTGAGAAGAAGTTCTACCCAGCACAGCACTCATTAATCATACTTGTCATTAATAACAAGAATTCATGCAAGAGATACTATTTTCTTATTACCTAAAGCATTCCCTTTAAAGCAGGATAATAATGTTTCTCCTTCTTGATAATTGCAACctaattaaataatatttcccTTCTTACAgctaaatctttgttttctgtcatgaACAGATTGGAATCTTTATCCAGACAAAAAGGGTAAGTTTGTTTATGAATAAATGCAAATGAGCAAGCATGCCTCCAAGTCCATTCAGGAACATTATCTGGATGGCTTGTCAACAGTGTTTTTGTAGCATGGTATTTTACTGGGGTGTATTACTTGGAGTGGACATAGCTGCTGCTCTTGATTAGCTTGTTGTGGAGGAGGTTGCTGGGTGAAGAGAGGGCATTCATGTCTAGGTCCCAAAGCAGCAGACTGAAGTAAATAGTTTTCAGCAAACTGACATAATAATGCAAAGAACAGACCAAGGTTATATTGCCTGGTTGGATAGTTTCTAGAAGCTGAGCCAAGGAAGAGTTATTTTTGAAGCATCCCTGGTGTCTCTTCCCATGACCAAGTAAGCTAtgctcatttcctttcttcatgtGACAGAACTTTTAGatacacaaactttttttttgaactctCTCCTTAGGCTTAACTCTCATGTTAGCCCCAGTGGGACTACTTGCTACATAACATCAGACATGTTTTATATTGAAGTGCAACTGGAGAAGGATGGAAATGTGATAGATGCAAAGTTGGCTCACCTTGGAGAGGCTCCCGTGgtaaagttaattttctctgTCTATCACCTCCTTGTAGTTTCTCACTTGGCCTCCAGCTGCCATGAAGAAAGTCTTCAGCTTTCTCTTGCTCATGTCACACCTGCTAGCCTCTGCATGACACTAGATGCCTTTTCAGGCACCTGAATCTCTCACTTAAACTTACAACTTGCTACAGATATTaagtactgtattttaaaaagttacagtAAAACTCAGCTGACATGCCCAACTTGTAGGAAGTTTGTTGTACCctgcataaatatttgtattctcATACTTGATGATATAAACATACAGTAAATAACAGGGTCTTAAAATACTTTCCTACCAAGATGTAGTGCATTGTATGTTCCCAGTGGACATGTCTTTGGATGCATTGGAGCTGTTACcagagcttctgtttttctttcttctgtcttacaAGTATGTTCATTCCTGCTAAtgaggatctttttttttcttgcaaaagttataattaaaatattggcAAAATATCACTCTGCAGTTCATATACCATGTTCAGCAGTTGTCTGAAGTTACAGGTGATCATTTGGATCAAAGTTAAAACAATTGGTTAAACAATTGGTGCTggttaaacagaaaaacttgaaaTTCCTGGGATgcctgcaaatgaaaaaatgaactaaattaACTTCAAATTAATGTAACAGTTTGGAATTTTattgataataaaataaatcagtgctgGACAATACTATTAGGATGAAAATACATAGCCAGAGAATTTTAGCACAGTAActgataataaaagaaaaactggcaaagatgcatttttttttttcctggaataaaTAGATAAACAAACTGTTTGTGCTAATTATATGCTCTCCTTAGAGTCTTTGTTCTTGTagttattatattaatattttttaactatCATAATGTTATTGTTTAAAGAtactcattattttaaaattaatagttAATCTTATCGTTACTACTGAAGTATTCTTAAGAGATGTTTCATACATGATGGTAAGAAACATGAAACTGTTCTCTCCTGTTCCCCTAGATTTGTGATGACTTGGTGGAGCATCTAAGGTAAAAAATCACGTGCAGAATCTCTGCTTGAAAGCAAAGGAATTCCTGAGTCTTGTTTCTCTGAGTGCTGTGGAGAAGTCAAGGACAAAATAGTCTAAGTGCaataacacaaacaaacaaaaaaaagcaatgcaagaaTTGGGAAATAATAATAGGAGTCCAGAAAACAACAGATGAACTGACACTTTTTTGGATTTTATGTGGGAAGTTGGCTTCCGTGCTCCACACTGGAAGGTTGTTGGTTATTGTTATCATCATTACCTGCTTCCAATTTGCAACTTCAAggataaaatacaattttgaaaaGGTACTCCAGACATCACTTATTTCTTAGGTCATTTCATTGAAGACAGCTAAATTCCATTTACTTCTATGAGCAGCAGTGGGCAAAGAGTAGTTCCCAGTACATTGACTCTAGCTGCCAGTCAAACACAGACTTTGAATACTATTATTTCTGTTGACTGCAAGAATTACACAACTACTTGGACCCATAGTTTTGGAAACAGACTAATAATGGCAGCTCAGAACTGGCAGATTTACAAATTCAAACCATATAGtacttttccccttctccttccatcAAATATGAAATATCCTTTGTGTTGGCCCTATGCAAATGTCTTAACTACCCATTCTCCAGGCTTCTGTCACAGCAATGAAAGCAAGGTGATAATACACgacctgtttttcttcccacatgTGTTGATTTTGTTATTACCACATTTTGCTCTGTCTGAACAGTTGCAGTTCCAAATCAGACCTCCACCATATGAGTCCAATTAGAAGTTCCCCAGCCAGTCTTATCAAGGTTCCAGGTTTACTATAatgagcatatttaagaaactgaattattatttaaatgccTTGTTCAACTCCAACAATtgaaagagaagataaagaggaaagaataatCATTGATCTTGCATATTTCAGCTCTTTTATGTGGGCCTGTAATGCATAATCATCTTTTCCACTCCTGTCTTTCCTCTTACATGAAGTTATATTAGACTTATATGTATAAACAGCTAACTCTTAGAGGTTTAACTTGCATTTTTGCAGGTTTTAGACTCTGATAAGTGTTAACTAccagcagtttttctctgagTGGTGGTAGATAGTTACTGTTGGTACTATGGGTACCGCTTACCTGCCTTCTTGTTTTAATTGGAGTATGGCATGTAGTACAAATATCACTTCTACACCTCCTGCTGTAATATTTCAATTGGTCCTAAGGCAGTTTGTTGTATGTGTAATTTTTTCACGGGAGTCTCAAAGTAACTACAAACTCCTGAGGAACTATGCCTAGTGCACAAGCTGGCACTGTGCGTGTGCCTGTACCTACAtgcctgcctccttccctttcccctgctTCCCCACTCTTCCAGTTGGAAAGAGTCATGGGCGAAGCAGAGTGACTTGCTTAGGTTTATGTGTGGACGGAATTTGTCCCAGTGTGAAAGTCCAGGCAGGTTTATTTTGTCTGTCTGCTGACCCGCACTGCAGCCGTACCTGTACTGAAAGCATGACTTGAGAACAGAGCTCTGTGTGACTGCAGCACCGTGGAGCTCAGCAGGGCACGTAGAATCCATTTAAGCGGATGAGTAAACACGTGGGGGGTAAGCCCATGCTGTCACAGCAGTATCTAACCAGCTAGGCAGAACCTGCAGGAATTCTGGTATTTGAGCAGTTTGAACTACTCCTTAACAAACCTAtgcatctctctctttttttttttcttttttttttttttggggggggtgtgggggaggtgtctctttttttttcccttgatttaTCTGTCAATTGTATTTAAGATCTTCCTCTCTCACAGGGTGCTGTGAAGAGCAGTATTAATACAGCCATTGATATTTTGATGAAAAGAACAATGTATGAGTGCATACTATTAGGGAAGTGTAACTAGATGACTAGCTTTATTGGAACATCAGGGACAGTGCTTGCAGCTGATGAGCTACATATCAAGCTGTCAAATTTGTATATTGTGCACATTTATTGCTTTCAGTAATGCATATTAAACCAGTGTCAGCTATAATTACATTGCTTTTTGCATCAGAACCAAGGATTCACATTTCCTGGTATCTTCTAAGAAAACTTAAAAGCAGTACTGCTACATGCCAGATCTGATAAGGAGGGGGCCTATGTCACTCTGTTTGAAATAGTGCTTTTTCTAACAAGTTAAATATAAAAGACGTATTATTCACCTCATTAAGTAGCATGGTAGTAATTGTTTTTTATTGGTAGGATGAAGAACTATGATGCCGTTGAAAAGATTCTAGAAAACCTGTCAAATCTGTATCAAATTCGAGGAAACAGGTTGCAACTAGTTTTTACttgaaaaacttaaaaatcCATAGTCTAGCTTTTGTTTAgtgaaaaaacaataatttaactTCTCTTTCTCCCAGTGAAATGAAGGCTAAGGGATACCTTGCATTGCAGTCCCTTGAAAAGGATCTTTATTCAATGTCTCTTCTAGACAGGTAACTCAAAGACTGTTTCTTCCCCCCTTCTCCTCTACCCCCACCCCTTCacttcactaaaaaaaaacaaggcagctGATCTAATTATAGAGCAGGATGTGGAAGGCTAATGAGTTTTCTTCCACTGGAAAGCTGGAAGCCTTTCTGCAGTTTGCCAGCTCCAGGCATGCCAAACAAGATAATCTGCTGAGCTCCTGTGCTTTATCTAAGAGGTTTGTGGTGAAACTGGTTGGTCGCCCAGCTTGGGTGTGTATGCATGCGACCACCCACTGGGAGCACACGGTGCATCATCAAGTTAGGAGTCATTTTAAATCACCCTTTGGCAGaagtaaaatatatctttaGGGGTCCTGATCTTTGGATATCTCATTTTCTAATCAAGTTTTAAATCAGGACTAGGGGGTGTGGTAACTTTacatatattctttctttttctcatttctcctttctaGGAGCAGGGTTATAGATAAATGGgcacagatttcttttaaaactgctgGTAATTCTACAGTgattttcattctcttcagaAAAGTAGAGTTGAAGGTAGTGCTTTCCttgatatgtatatatatattttttttctggtatgttGCCTACAAAATACCCTCAACAAGCATGGCCTTCTGC
Protein-coding sequences here:
- the LOC121065414 gene encoding mediator of RNA polymerase II transcription subunit 1-like isoform X1; amino-acid sequence: MSAMTVTSTNALMEQLYLKYQQKPWTETLKLVHFCMDKPLRCPVSNDPDSPLLLCMEKIQRMLNAKSLFSVMNRLESLSRQKGLNSHVSPSGTTCYITSDMFYIEVQLEKDGNVIDAKLAHLGEAPVICDDLVEHLRMKNYDAVEKILENLSNLYQIRGNSEMKAKGYLALQSLEKDLYSMSLLDRTQDVNRVTEVLHGKVGHLVPRTGGTPMNIEFYISPYQILEAELNPGSQVCGAKIDVTVEGTDMLHKLPLSPLLDSQPGEDSNPAFLPLTDELSMDLSAYFLLKFHQPIPMSSSSIEEIQRLTGMLQLFLRLSASVTAHCLLTTLAYGNKE
- the LOC121065414 gene encoding mediator of RNA polymerase II transcription subunit 1-like isoform X2, with amino-acid sequence MSAMTVTSTNALMEQLYLKYQQKPWTETLKLVHFCMDKPLRCPVSNDPDSPLLLCMEKIQRMLNAKSLFSVMNRLESLSRQKGLNSHVSPSGTTCYITSDMFYIEVQLEKDGNVIDAKLAHLGEAPVICDDLVEHLSEMKAKGYLALQSLEKDLYSMSLLDRTQDVNRVTEVLHGKVGHLVPRTGGTPMNIEFYISPYQILEAELNPGSQVCGAKIDVTVEGTDMLHKLPLSPLLDSQPGEDSNPAFLPLTDELSMDLSAYFLLKFHQPIPMSSSSIEEIQRLTGMLQLFLRLSASVTAHCLLTTLAYGNKE